A region of Thermodesulfobacteriota bacterium DNA encodes the following proteins:
- a CDS encoding four helix bundle suffix domain-containing protein, producing the protein MPPHGGYADLLSYRKAQIVYDLTVCFCARFLEPRDRTVDQMVQAARSGKQNIVEGSMASGTSKEAEIKLMNVARASLEEFLEDYRDFLRTRGLALWEKESREARFVRRLGTKMDASYETYRPYADTRPAEVVANIAICLIHQANYLLDQQIRQLEQVFLEEGGLRERMTRARLAKRTRGRRPG; encoded by the coding sequence ATTCCCCCGCACGGCGGCTATGCGGACCTGCTCTCCTACCGCAAGGCCCAGATCGTCTACGACCTGACCGTGTGCTTCTGCGCGCGGTTTCTCGAGCCGCGCGACCGGACCGTTGACCAGATGGTCCAGGCGGCGCGCTCGGGCAAGCAGAACATCGTCGAGGGCAGCATGGCTTCCGGCACCTCCAAGGAGGCGGAGATCAAGCTGATGAACGTCGCCCGGGCCAGCTTGGAGGAGTTTCTGGAAGACTACCGCGACTTCCTGCGCACGCGCGGCCTGGCGCTATGGGAAAAGGAGAGCCGGGAGGCGCGCTTTGTGCGGCGGCTCGGGACGAAGATGGACGCTTCGTACGAGACTTACCGGCCCTATGCCGATACCCGGCCGGCGGAGGTGGTGGCCAATATCGCCATCTGCCTCATTCACCAGGCCAACTACTTGCTGGACCAGCAGATCCGGCAGCTTGAGCAGGTCTTCCTCGAAGAGGGCGGCCTGCGTGAGCGGATGACCCGGGCCAGGCTGGCGAAAAGGACACGCGGCCGCAGGCCAGGGTGA
- a CDS encoding MoxR family ATPase, translating into MPLRDAVHQLHQHVSQLVIGQEHLVGRLLVALLSNGHVLVEGAPGLAKTRAIKSLASGMEADFHRIQFTPDLLPADLTGGDIYRAETGVFEFRPGPVFHNLVLADEINRAPAKVQSALLEAMEERQVTIGARSYPLPRLFLVMATQNPIEQEGTYPLPEAQLDRFLLHVAVGYPDREASRRILAITRQEALQEGQAAPLAGPRLGQETLFAARREVLSLHLAASVEEYIVEIVEASRDPGRYSPELADWLRWGASPRGAMAMERGARALAWLDGRDFVTPEDVQAIAPDALRHRILLDYEAEADGVTASRFVAELLRKVPSL; encoded by the coding sequence ATGCCGCTTCGTGACGCCGTGCACCAGCTCCACCAGCACGTGTCGCAGCTGGTCATTGGCCAGGAGCATCTGGTCGGACGCCTGCTCGTGGCGCTCCTTTCCAATGGCCACGTGCTGGTGGAGGGCGCGCCCGGGCTGGCCAAGACCCGGGCGATCAAGTCCCTGGCCTCGGGTATGGAGGCGGATTTCCACCGCATCCAGTTCACCCCGGATCTCTTGCCCGCTGACCTGACGGGCGGCGATATCTACCGGGCCGAGACCGGGGTGTTCGAATTCCGGCCCGGCCCGGTCTTCCACAACCTGGTGCTGGCCGACGAGATCAACCGGGCGCCGGCCAAGGTGCAGTCGGCCCTTCTGGAGGCCATGGAGGAGCGCCAGGTCACCATTGGCGCCAGGAGCTACCCTTTGCCCCGGCTCTTTCTGGTCATGGCCACCCAGAACCCCATCGAGCAGGAAGGCACCTACCCCCTGCCCGAGGCCCAGCTGGACCGTTTTCTGCTGCACGTCGCGGTGGGCTATCCGGACAGGGAGGCCAGCCGGCGGATCCTGGCCATTACCCGGCAGGAAGCCTTGCAGGAGGGCCAGGCCGCGCCGCTCGCCGGCCCCCGTCTCGGCCAGGAGACGCTGTTCGCTGCCCGGCGGGAGGTGCTGTCCCTGCACCTGGCGGCCAGCGTCGAGGAGTACATCGTCGAGATCGTCGAGGCCAGCCGGGATCCGGGCCGGTATTCCCCGGAGCTTGCGGACTGGCTGCGCTGGGGGGCCAGCCCCCGGGGCGCCATGGCCATGGAGCGGGGCGCCCGGGCCCTGGCCTGGCTCGATGGCCGCGACTTCGTCACCCCGGAGGATGTGCAGGCCATCGCCCCGGATGCCCTCCGCCACCGCATTCTTCTCGACTACGAGGCCGAGGCGGACGGCGTCACCGCCAGCCGCTTCGTGGCCGAGCTGCTCCGTAAGGTGCCCTCCCTGTGA